In the Bacillota bacterium genome, TCTGCTCAGCTACGCACAGGGTGCGCGCTATCTCTTTGTTGGAGTGGCCTTGTGACAGTAGTATGAGGACCTGCATCTCTTTCCTGCTGAGCTGCTGTTTCCATTCAGGGCGGGAGCGAGAACGAGGCAGGTCTTCCTGGCTGGGAGAGCCCTCTTTTTCGGTGCTCCCTGGAGTTTCGGCTTGAGTTCGAGCAATTGACGCGTTGACGACAGGCGGGACTTGCAGCCTGCGCCTGGGCCACAAGAGCATGAAGATAGCAGCAGTAGCCAGTGCGCCCGCGATCAGCCCGCCCGTCAGGGAGACGGGAAACGCGCGGGAGAAACCTCCATCGGCCTCCTTATCGAAGAGACCAGCCAGCGAGACTGGCACGAACACGCGCCAATCAGTGCCTTCAATTGACCTGAGAATCGCAACGACATCCTCGCCGTTGATTTTGGTCGTGAAGCTGCCGTCGGCCCGGTTTATCACAGCGCCCGAATAGAGCTCCTGCACATAGGAGATTCCTTCCAAGGGGTCTGCAGATCCATTTTCCCACAGGGGTGCAGAGATGATGCGCCCATCGCCATCAGCGACTACCGTGTAGTTGGTCTTAGCCGTGCCCACCGAGAAGTAGAAGTGATCGTGCAGGTAGTCGTTGACCACACGAGCCAGTTCGTCCGCCTGTATCAGGATGATCAGCACGCCAAGCGGGCTTTCCGTGAACAGGCCCTTTATCCGCCTGCCAACCATGACGCAGTCGATGCCCGTATGGGCGCAGTCTGGCTCGAATGTCCACGTCGGCTTGCCGTCAGCCTTTATCGCGCTCTTGTACGCCTCGGAGTTCCGAAGCGACTTGATGAACGAAGCCGGAAGCGACTCCCGCATCGTCAGTGCCTTTCGATTCTCGTTGCACTCGTCGAGAAACACAGCGTCGAATACTCCACGATAGCCGAATGTATATCCCTCCAGGAAATTCGAGAAGGTGTGGCTGTAAGGGGCGATCTCGTATGGATCTGGGCTGGCCACGCAGTCCGTCAGTAGCTGGTTCAGATCCTGATTTGCAACAAACTGGAATGTGGCATCCTCATAGGCCCTGAGGAAGGCCCGCAGGTTCGTTGTTGCTTGAGCCACGACCAGGTTGCAGTAGTCTGTCACCCTTCGATCAGGCTGCTCGGCATATCTGAGCGATACTAGACCAAGGATTGCCGCTGACCCTAACATAGCCAGAGCAAGCAAACGGCCGAGGTGCGCAGACAGGTTGCTTCTTTGCTGGTCGAGGGCCACCATGCCGGACACTCCTTGAGCGACTCTCGCCGAAGCTCCTGGGATTCGCCTTGAATAGTATTCTTGCCATCTCCCGGACATCCCTCCTTTTCCAGCGTTGGCCGGCAAATGCCCAGCCGGCTGTGCGGCGCCGACGATGCGCGGAAGCCGGCATTCGGGTAGGAAGCAAGGAGGCGAGCCCTTGACGGCACGGGCCGAGACTGCACATACAGTCCATTCTGCCTGGCCGGGGTAGCCCTCCTCGCCT is a window encoding:
- a CDS encoding LuxR C-terminal-related transcriptional regulator — protein: MVALDQQRSNLSAHLGRLLALAMLGSAAILGLVSLRYAEQPDRRVTDYCNLVVAQATTNLRAFLRAYEDATFQFVANQDLNQLLTDCVASPDPYEIAPYSHTFSNFLEGYTFGYRGVFDAVFLDECNENRKALTMRESLPASFIKSLRNSEAYKSAIKADGKPTWTFEPDCAHTGIDCVMVGRRIKGLFTESPLGVLIILIQADELARVVNDYLHDHFYFSVGTAKTNYTVVADGDGRIISAPLWENGSADPLEGISYVQELYSGAVINRADGSFTTKINGEDVVAILRSIEGTDWRVFVPVSLAGLFDKEADGGFSRAFPVSLTGGLIAGALATAAIFMLLWPRRRLQVPPVVNASIARTQAETPGSTEKEGSPSQEDLPRSRSRPEWKQQLSRKEMQVLILLSQGHSNKEIARTLCVAEQTVKNYVSSIYSKLDVHDRVQASLLAVSEGLHRLDWHDFE